The stretch of DNA TATATACTTGTATATATTTTTGCATATGGCATGGGCTTTGCATATTTGTTAATGTTAATAATGATTTTTGTTGCATCATATATGGTAAATAAAAAGGTTAAATTGCATAATAAAAAAAAGTTATTTCTCTCTTTATTTATCACATACCTCACAACTGCCATTGTTTCTATTCTAATTTTAATATTTTCAAATATTGTGCCGTATGAACCAAGATACATAATTCCACTTATGGGAATGGTAATAGGAAATTCCATGAACACCGTTCATCTAACTTTAAATAAGATTATGGACCTTATTAAATCAAATAGGGATGAATTATGGGGATATTTATCATTAGGGGCAACAGAATTTCAGGCACTAAAACCATTTACAAAAAATGCCGTTAATTCAGCAGTAATCCCTCAAATGAACAGGACAAAATCCGTAGGCATAATATTTATCCCCGGAGCTATGACTGGTATGATTTTAAGCGGTGCTGACCCTATATATGCAGCAGAGATTCAAATAGTAATTATGTGGATGATTTTAAGCGGCGCTGTAATTTCTGGAATAGCTATATGCTATCTTATGTATAAGGAGCTCGTTAAGATATAATGTATAATATAATAATATATTTAAAAATAAAATTTACAATTCCATTTCAAATCCAACAATAGGATATTCCAAATCAAAGTTCAATATAACTTCTGGGTGGAGCTCACCAAAATAACCTATTGTTTTGCCTTCATTGGATATTATCTTAGCACATCTTCCATCTATAAATGATGGGTGATGATAATTCTCCAAGGTATAATCTATATCTATTTCTCTTAAAAGACCTTCTGCATAGCTTTTTAATTCATTAAAGTTTGCATTTGGATGAATTATAGCAAATGCCACTTTTCCAACATTTTTGCATTTTGTATATAAATGTTTATCGTTTTCATCAATTACAACACAATCCCCTACTTCAAATATTTTCTGTGGGAGCTCGTTATGTTTATTGGTATATAATGTCTCCAAAAGTAAAGGAAGTATCGATGGTCTAACAACCCTATGCTCTAGTGATGCAGGTTTTAAAACTTCAACATATTTATTATCATCCATATCAATCTTCATTTTTTTGAAAAGCACTTCTTGATTTGATAATGTTAAATTCATTACCTCAAAGAAGCCATAACCAATCATAATATTTCTTATAAAATCAAATTTCTTTTCCAAAGTATGCTTTTCACCGATTGTAGCAACATGTGGGAATTTTCCAGTGAACTTATCATATCCATAATGTAT from Methanothermococcus okinawensis IH1 encodes:
- a CDS encoding ABC transporter permease, producing the protein MTIIENLIYGFAFVIVAMIIAFREKLGIEKEILFASFLALVQLLILGYILVYIFAYGMGFAYLLMLIMIFVASYMVNKKVKLHNKKKLFLSLFITYLTTAIVSILILIFSNIVPYEPRYIIPLMGMVIGNSMNTVHLTLNKIMDLIKSNRDELWGYLSLGATEFQALKPFTKNAVNSAVIPQMNRTKSVGIIFIPGAMTGMILSGADPIYAAEIQIVIMWMILSGAVISGIAICYLMYKELVKI